AATCAGCCACAAGCCCACTGTTCGTGCGGTAAAGTGAGAGGCAATTCTCGCACCAAGGTGACATCTGCTACTCAGAAAATGCTGAACGTGTTGATCCAACAAACCTTGCGTCAATCGCGCCGTCAGGGCGAATCGAGTCTCTCAGAATTCGATTGGCTGTATGTCGCCAACCGGAGGGTGATTAAACAGAGAGAACGTGGTCGATCTCGTGATCTCAAGCAGATTAGCTTGCCGGCGATAGATCGCCAGGCAATAGCGAAATGTCGCTACTTCCGCCTCCAGGTAGTACGATCAAGAGAATTTCCATCCTTAAAGAGTAGAATTCACCGTGCGGGTTGAGACCAGAAGAAGACTGCGGGCGGATCGCCAAAGCGTGCGGGTTCTTTCTTCGGCCAGTTCAGGACGGAGGAGACACTGGGGGGCAATTGAGACAGCGACAGGTTTATTCGTGGCGCAAGGTATTCATCCGGATCCACGTGTTCGAACAGAATCGCGGAGTCGCACCGCCCCAGCAACGTTAGCACGGCAGCAGACCTCAGGTCCGCTTGCTCTCAATGCCCAGTTTCTTGATTTTGCTGCGTAGAGTCGAACGAGGAATCCCGAGAATCCGGGCGGCTCGGCTCTCATTGTGATCGACCATATGAAGCACCCGCTCGATGTGACTTCTCGTCTGCGTGTCCAAAGCCAAATCTATTGCGGGAGAGACGGGAGCTTTCGCAGCCTGAGGATGCCGGTATTGCTCCGGCAGATGCTTCGCATCGAGAATCTCATCGGGAACAGTGGCGAGCAGTCGAACAATCAGGTTCGCCAGTTCGCGCACGTTTCCCGGCCAATCGTAGGCCTCCAGGGCCTGATAGAATTCACCCGTCGCACAACTCGCGGGGTTGGCGAACTTACAGACGGTGCAACCGCTCCTTCCAGCGAACATGAAATCCCGGCCTACTTGCTCGCAATACTTTTTGAGAAAATGACTGACCAGCAATGGGATATCGCTCCGGCGTTCTCTAAGGGCAGGGACCCGGATTTCGAACACTGAGAGGCGGTCGCAAAGATCTGCTCGAAATTTTCCTTGATCAATCAACTTGGACAGATCCCGGTTGGTCGCCGCGACCACGCGGACATTAACGCGAAAAGGAAGGTCGCAACCGACTCTCGTGACCTCACCTCGTTCGATCACGCGCAGTAAGGATGACTGAATGACAGCGGGCATATCTCCCACCTCATCGAGGAAGAGAGTTCCACCGTCCGCCGCCAGAAACTTTCCTGATCGGGATTGATGGGCGCCAGTGAACGCATGTTTCGTATGGCCGAACAGTTCATCGGCAAACAGGCTTTCGGTCAAAGTGGAAGCCAGCACCGGAATGAAGGGTTTGCCGCGACGCTTCCCCCAGGAATGAATTGCTCTACTAGCCAATTCCTTGCCACTTCCGCGCTCGCCTGTGATGAGCACGGCGCCGCTCGAGTTAGCCGCGGCACGTTTGATCTGACGTTCCAGGTCTAGAAAGGCTGGACTGACTCCAACGATATCGAGCGGTGTTCCGGACTTTGCAGCGTCTTCCCTCAACACGAGCCGCTCGATCGCAATCACGATGTCGATTGCCATGGTCTGAAGCTTTTGCAAGTGGAAATCACCGTAGCACCGCGGCCGGGACGATTCGACATGGATGCAGCCAACCACTTTTTTCGCGTCCAGCAATGGTACCCACAGCGATGAGCGACCGCCTAAAAACAAAGGGAATGAAGCTGTGCCCCGGCGATAATCATCGACGCGATGGTGAAGACCTGTTTCAAGGACGGTAGTAGCGAGATTAGCTGGTCTCGCCCACCATATCTTTAACAGATTGGCCGTCGGTTCAGCCAACTCGCCACGCAGCCCAGAAGCCAGAATCACCGGCTCTTTACCAGTTATGTCAAAGAAGAGAATCACGCCGCCGATATCAGACGCAGTCATGCTAAGAGCCTTTTCCAATGAGAATTGGAGGATGGCGTCTAGCTGAGTCGAGGGACGGCCAGCAAGCATCAATAGGCTAGAGAGCATATCGTATTCTGGAGCATATCCTTGATGCATCTTAATTACCTGTGGCGTGGGCGACTCAAATCGCCGGGCCGAAGCCCCAGAGCGACTGTCTTCTGTGCACGCGGGACTGCTTAGTGGCTGATAAGCAGTAACCGAACTGCTTGCGCTTCATCAAAGCGGATTATTCAATCTTGGCGTGCTGGGAAACTCAAAACAAACCCACTCGCGAGTATCGTCAATCAGGCGAGGTTTAGGACAACTCGCGAACCTCTCGGTTCTCGGCGCAACCCGGATCCGCTAAGGCGAGCTTATCATAGCCCTCTTCTGGAGGGTGTGTCAAGTTACAATATTTCGGCGGGGATGCGTCAGTATATTGACCCTTGAGATCTTGAAGTGCTCCTCGAATGCAAGATAACCGTTCTCATCTTGTATTGGAGCAAGAAAGACGCGAAAATCAAAATCTATACGATGCGCACATTTCCAGAAAAACATGAAGAACGAGGATGGGTCCAGAGCACTCAACGAATGCGGCGGCTCAGTTCAAACGCGCGTTTCTCCGCAATGGGTTCAGATCGCTCTGTAACATAAGTTCTGGGGACGA
This window of the Acidobacteriota bacterium genome carries:
- a CDS encoding sigma-54-dependent Fis family transcriptional regulator, giving the protein MHQGYAPEYDMLSSLLMLAGRPSTQLDAILQFSLEKALSMTASDIGGVILFFDITGKEPVILASGLRGELAEPTANLLKIWWARPANLATTVLETGLHHRVDDYRRGTASFPLFLGGRSSLWVPLLDAKKVVGCIHVESSRPRCYGDFHLQKLQTMAIDIVIAIERLVLREDAAKSGTPLDIVGVSPAFLDLERQIKRAAANSSGAVLITGERGSGKELASRAIHSWGKRRGKPFIPVLASTLTESLFADELFGHTKHAFTGAHQSRSGKFLAADGGTLFLDEVGDMPAVIQSSLLRVIERGEVTRVGCDLPFRVNVRVVAATNRDLSKLIDQGKFRADLCDRLSVFEIRVPALRERRSDIPLLVSHFLKKYCEQVGRDFMFAGRSGCTVCKFANPASCATGEFYQALEAYDWPGNVRELANLIVRLLATVPDEILDAKHLPEQYRHPQAAKAPVSPAIDLALDTQTRSHIERVLHMVDHNESRAARILGIPRSTLRSKIKKLGIESKRT